The Roseovarius indicus genome has a segment encoding these proteins:
- a CDS encoding aldo/keto reductase, with protein sequence MKMNPLGRTGLEVSALCLGSMTWGTQNTEEEGHGQIDTALDHGINFIDTAEMYPVNPVSKETVGRTEEIIGTWFAKSGRRDEVILATKHSGEGQKMVRDGAPISSKTIPETVEGSLRRLQTDYIDLYQFHWPNRGSYMFRKNWTFDPSGQDRAETIAHMEDALEALQKQVDKGNIRHFGLSNESAWGTSQWLRISEDRGLPRVASVQNEYSLMCRLYDTDMAEMSVNEDVGLLAFSPLAQGLLTGKYRGGAKPEGSRIEVNPTLGGRVLDRAYEAVDAYVAVAEKHGLDPTQMALAWCETRPFMCSVIFGCTTQAQLMTAIGSDEVKLSDEVLEDIDKAHRAHPMPF encoded by the coding sequence ATGAAGATGAACCCGCTTGGACGGACGGGGCTTGAGGTGAGTGCGCTTTGCCTGGGCTCGATGACCTGGGGCACGCAGAACACCGAGGAGGAGGGCCACGGGCAGATCGACACCGCGCTCGACCATGGCATCAATTTCATCGACACCGCCGAGATGTACCCGGTGAACCCGGTCTCGAAAGAGACGGTGGGCCGCACCGAGGAGATCATCGGGACGTGGTTTGCCAAGAGCGGCCGGCGGGACGAGGTTATCCTGGCCACCAAGCATTCGGGCGAGGGCCAGAAGATGGTGCGGGATGGCGCGCCGATTTCCTCGAAGACGATACCGGAGACGGTGGAGGGATCGCTGCGGCGCCTGCAGACGGATTACATCGATCTCTACCAGTTTCACTGGCCCAACCGGGGCAGCTACATGTTCCGGAAGAACTGGACATTCGACCCCTCGGGGCAGGACCGGGCCGAGACCATCGCTCATATGGAGGACGCGCTCGAGGCGCTGCAGAAGCAGGTCGACAAGGGCAATATCCGCCATTTCGGCCTGTCGAACGAGAGCGCGTGGGGCACCTCGCAGTGGTTGCGGATTTCCGAGGACCGGGGGCTGCCACGGGTGGCGTCGGTGCAGAACGAGTATTCGCTGATGTGCCGGCTGTATGACACCGACATGGCCGAGATGAGCGTGAACGAGGATGTGGGCCTGCTGGCGTTTTCGCCCTTGGCGCAGGGGCTGCTGACGGGCAAGTACCGAGGTGGTGCGAAGCCCGAGGGCTCGCGGATCGAGGTGAACCCGACGCTGGGCGGTCGCGTGCTGGACCGGGCTTACGAGGCGGTCGACGCTTACGTGGCGGTGGCCGAGAAGCACGGGCTGGACCCGACGCAGATGGCGCTGGCGTGGTGCGAAACGCGGCCTTTCATGTGCTCGGTGATCTTCGGCTGCACGACGCAGGCGCAGCTGATGACGGCGATCGGGAGTGACGAGGTCAAGCTCAGCGACGAGGTGCTGGAGGATATCGACAAGGCGCATCGGGCGCATCCGATGCCGTTTTGA
- a CDS encoding DUF983 domain-containing protein has protein sequence MTEKSISTDTRDLWPAVRRGFRRKCPNCGSGPMMKGYLKVRDTCTVCREDLSHHRADDGPAYLTILIVGHLMAPLLHVSFTMFRPEPLVLFTIFAIGCVTLSLYLLPRLKGAVVGFQWARHMHGFGEKA, from the coding sequence ATGACCGAAAAGTCCATCAGCACCGACACCCGGGATTTATGGCCCGCCGTGCGCCGCGGGTTCCGCCGCAAGTGCCCCAACTGCGGCTCGGGGCCGATGATGAAGGGCTATCTCAAGGTGCGCGACACCTGCACCGTCTGCCGCGAAGACCTCAGCCATCACCGCGCCGATGACGGGCCGGCCTATCTCACGATCCTGATCGTCGGCCACCTTATGGCGCCGCTGCTGCATGTGTCCTTCACCATGTTCCGGCCCGAGCCGCTGGTGCTCTTCACCATATTCGCTATTGGCTGCGTCACGCTCTCGCTCTACCTTCTGCCCCGGCTCAAGGGGGCCGTGGTGGGCTTTCAATGGGCCCGCCACATGCACGGGTTCGGCGAAAAGGCGTAA
- a CDS encoding helix-turn-helix domain-containing protein → MREIIDKRDRATLFRSRIAEAMRDRGTTQSGLARAVGVDRSTISQLIKGSGARLPNAQVVGECAAALGVSADWLLGLTDRPETAADIVANTLSLTEAPRALVDEQIFRWHQEAAGYKIRHVPAGMPDMLKTRAMLEWEYAPHLGRSIDQAIGASEDRLSWMRRTQSDYEIALPLFEIDAFVRGEGYYAGLPRDVREEQVQYLLEVAEQLYPRMRIYLFDARRLYSAPVTIFGPLLAAIYIGQNYMVFRDTERVQALTGHFDHLVREAHVTARALPDHIRAIWAET, encoded by the coding sequence ATGCGGGAAATCATCGACAAGCGCGACCGCGCCACCCTCTTTCGCAGCCGCATCGCCGAGGCGATGCGCGACCGCGGCACAACCCAATCCGGCCTGGCCCGCGCCGTGGGCGTCGACCGCTCGACCATCTCGCAACTCATCAAGGGTTCCGGCGCCCGCCTGCCCAACGCGCAGGTGGTGGGCGAATGCGCCGCCGCCCTCGGCGTCTCCGCCGACTGGCTCCTGGGCCTCACCGACCGCCCCGAAACCGCCGCCGACATCGTCGCCAACACCCTCTCGCTCACCGAGGCGCCCCGCGCGCTGGTCGACGAACAGATCTTCCGCTGGCACCAGGAGGCCGCGGGCTACAAGATCCGCCACGTCCCCGCCGGCATGCCCGACATGCTCAAGACCCGCGCCATGCTCGAATGGGAATACGCCCCCCACCTCGGCCGCAGCATCGACCAGGCCATCGGCGCCTCCGAAGACCGCCTCTCGTGGATGCGCCGCACCCAGTCGGATTACGAGATCGCCCTGCCCCTCTTCGAGATCGACGCCTTCGTCCGCGGCGAGGGCTACTACGCGGGCCTCCCCCGCGACGTGCGCGAGGAACAGGTGCAATACCTCCTCGAAGTGGCCGAACAGCTCTACCCGCGCATGCGCATCTACCTCTTCGACGCCCGCCGCCTCTACTCGGCGCCGGTCACCATCTTCGGGCCGCTGCTGGCGGCAATCTATATCGGCCAGAACTACATGGTCTTCCGCGACACCGAACGGGTACAGGCGCTGACCGGCCATTTCGACCACCTCGTGCGCGAGGCCCATGTCACCGCCCGCGCGCTGCCCGACCATATCCGCGCGATCTGGGCCGAGACCTGA
- a CDS encoding DUF2061 domain-containing protein, translated as METRARTLVKAVVWNAIGLAVMSLVGLAMTGSAAVGGAMAVINTTIGLSCYFVYERIWSRINWGRLYG; from the coding sequence ATGGAGACGCGAGCGCGGACGCTTGTGAAAGCTGTGGTGTGGAATGCAATCGGCCTGGCGGTGATGAGCCTTGTGGGCCTTGCGATGACCGGGTCGGCCGCCGTGGGCGGTGCGATGGCCGTGATCAACACCACCATCGGGCTGAGCTGCTATTTCGTCTACGAGCGTATCTGGTCCCGCATCAACTGGGGACGTTTGTATGGCTGA
- a CDS encoding fatty acid desaturase, which yields MAETFRKEAGIEWPTVGLMLLCYAAWGLAITWAAALWLPLGIGLATLAVALHSSLTHEALHGHPFKSERLNEATVFLCLGLFIPYRRFRDLHLAHHVDSILTDPYDDPESNYMDPDVWVRLPRWGQVLLRINNTLAGRMLLGPALSVWTMCRDDWRAIRNGDGKVLNAWLLHLPGVVPVVALVIWAPMPFWAYLVSAYAGFSILKIRTFLEHRAHERASGRTVVIEDKGPLALIFLNNNLHVVHHMHPKVAWYRLPKLFDENREKYLKRNDGYYYRSYAEIFARHFLKPKDPVPHPMWPAPGGKPDQPAE from the coding sequence ATGGCTGAGACCTTTCGCAAGGAAGCTGGAATCGAGTGGCCGACCGTCGGCCTGATGCTGCTGTGTTACGCGGCCTGGGGGCTGGCGATCACATGGGCGGCGGCGCTGTGGCTGCCGCTGGGGATCGGGCTGGCGACGCTGGCCGTGGCGCTGCATTCGTCGCTGACGCATGAAGCGCTGCACGGGCACCCGTTCAAGAGCGAGCGGCTGAACGAGGCGACGGTGTTCCTTTGCCTGGGGCTGTTCATCCCGTATCGGCGGTTCCGCGACCTGCACCTTGCGCATCACGTCGACTCGATCCTGACCGATCCCTATGACGACCCGGAGTCGAATTACATGGACCCCGATGTCTGGGTGCGGCTGCCGCGCTGGGGGCAGGTTCTGCTGCGGATCAACAACACGTTGGCGGGGCGGATGCTTCTGGGTCCGGCATTGTCGGTCTGGACGATGTGCCGGGACGACTGGCGCGCGATCCGGAACGGGGATGGCAAGGTGCTGAACGCGTGGCTTTTGCACCTGCCGGGCGTGGTGCCGGTGGTGGCGCTGGTGATCTGGGCGCCGATGCCTTTCTGGGCCTACCTTGTTTCGGCCTATGCCGGTTTCTCGATCCTGAAGATCCGGACGTTCCTGGAGCACCGGGCGCATGAGCGGGCGAGCGGGCGGACCGTGGTGATCGAGGACAAGGGGCCGCTGGCGCTGATCTTCCTGAACAACAACCTGCACGTGGTGCACCATATGCACCCCAAGGTAGCGTGGTACCGGCTGCCGAAGCTTTTCGACGAGAACCGGGAAAAGTATCTCAAGCGGAATGACGGGTATTACTACCGCTCCTATGCCGAGATCTTCGCGCGGCATTTCCTGAAACCGAAAGACCCTGTGCCGCACCCGATGTGGCCCGCGCCCGGGGGCAAGCCGGACCAGCCGGCGGAGTGA
- a CDS encoding NUDIX hydrolase — translation MTVDKTAVRDAATVIVLRDRMTTPSVLMGQRGAKAAFFPSKFVFPGGAVDADDAGVPLATPLSDLCRDRLLEASETDLSHALAAAAIRELWEETGLLLGEPGDWPGTPHPDWQSFADAGYLPSALGMQFFFRALTPPGRPRRFDARFFLVDADRIEGDLDDFSAASEELSHLQWVPLAEARALDLPFITEVVLAEIAACARDLTPPASIPFFKNNDEESLFLRLRGVAPVG, via the coding sequence ATGACCGTCGACAAAACCGCCGTTCGCGACGCCGCCACCGTGATCGTCCTGCGCGACCGGATGACCACGCCCAGCGTCCTGATGGGCCAGCGCGGCGCCAAGGCGGCCTTCTTCCCCTCGAAATTCGTCTTCCCGGGCGGCGCGGTCGATGCCGACGATGCCGGTGTGCCGCTTGCCACTCCGCTGTCGGATCTCTGCCGCGACCGCCTGCTGGAAGCCAGCGAGACCGATCTCTCGCACGCGCTCGCCGCCGCCGCCATCCGCGAACTGTGGGAGGAAACGGGCCTCCTGCTTGGCGAGCCCGGCGACTGGCCCGGCACGCCCCACCCCGACTGGCAGAGCTTCGCCGACGCCGGCTACCTGCCCTCGGCATTGGGCATGCAGTTCTTCTTCCGCGCCCTCACCCCCCCGGGCCGGCCCCGCCGCTTCGACGCGCGCTTCTTCCTCGTCGATGCCGACCGGATCGAGGGCGACCTCGACGACTTCTCCGCCGCCTCCGAGGAACTCTCGCACCTGCAATGGGTGCCGCTGGCCGAGGCCCGCGCCCTCGACCTGCCCTTCATCACCGAAGTCGTTCTGGCCGAAATCGCCGCCTGCGCCCGCGACCTCACCCCGCCGGCCTCGATCCCGTTTTTCAAGAACAACGATGAAGAAAGCCTGTTCCTCAGGCTGCGGGGCGTGGCACCGGTAGGTTAG
- a CDS encoding ImuA family protein, translating into MTTELLTRRTHRTPTRPDLTVLGELTLPLARLHEICGPARHTLAMLIAAATQGPVFWITPAWTTDALNPDGMVALTQPNRFTFLAPRRAEDLLWTLEEALRSGLVPLAIAELPEPPGMTAVRRLHLAAETGAAEGHGAPLGLILTPGDGGAPGIETRWHMAQAHTPGAPGWALTRRRARTLPPKDWHLAGRPGRWRLTPSTLTEA; encoded by the coding sequence ATGACCACCGAGCTTCTCACCCGGCGCACCCATCGCACCCCGACCCGCCCCGACCTCACCGTTCTGGGCGAGCTCACCCTGCCGCTGGCCCGCCTGCACGAGATCTGCGGCCCGGCCCGGCACACGCTCGCGATGCTCATCGCCGCCGCCACCCAGGGCCCCGTCTTCTGGATCACCCCCGCCTGGACGACCGATGCGCTCAACCCCGACGGCATGGTGGCCCTGACCCAGCCGAACCGCTTCACCTTCCTCGCCCCCCGCCGGGCCGAAGACCTGCTCTGGACGCTGGAAGAAGCCCTCCGCAGCGGCCTCGTCCCCCTCGCCATCGCCGAACTGCCCGAACCGCCCGGCATGACCGCCGTCCGCCGCCTCCACCTGGCGGCCGAAACCGGCGCGGCCGAGGGCCACGGCGCCCCCCTCGGCCTGATCCTCACCCCCGGCGACGGCGGCGCGCCCGGCATCGAGACGCGCTGGCACATGGCGCAGGCCCATACCCCCGGCGCGCCCGGCTGGGCCCTCACCCGCCGCCGCGCCCGCACCCTGCCGCCGAAAGACTGGCACCTCGCCGGCCGCCCCGGCCGCTGGCGCCTGACCCCGTCCACGCTGACAGAAGCGTGA
- a CDS encoding YceI family protein, producing the protein MIRALAAFVLCLAAAAASAAPERYLLDTARSQVTFTYSFQGREQQGTMPVQAAEMVLDLDTLSASRVSVTLNARAARAGFVFATNAMRGKTVLDTDAHPAITFRSTSIRGSLRGAAVTGQLTIRGVTRPVTLKAGLYRQQGTARTDRDNLVVLLTGEVSRSAFGASGYPNMVGDRIGLRVVAVIGK; encoded by the coding sequence ATGATTCGAGCCCTCGCCGCCTTCGTGCTCTGCCTCGCCGCCGCGGCCGCCTCCGCCGCGCCCGAACGCTATCTCCTCGACACCGCCCGCTCGCAGGTCACCTTCACCTACAGCTTCCAGGGCCGCGAGCAGCAGGGCACCATGCCGGTGCAGGCCGCCGAAATGGTACTCGATCTCGACACCCTTTCCGCCAGCCGCGTCTCGGTCACCCTCAACGCCCGCGCCGCCCGCGCCGGCTTCGTCTTCGCCACCAACGCCATGCGCGGAAAAACCGTGCTCGACACCGACGCCCACCCGGCAATCACCTTCCGCTCCACCTCGATCCGGGGCAGCCTGCGCGGCGCTGCCGTGACCGGCCAGCTCACAATTCGCGGCGTCACCCGCCCCGTCACCCTCAAGGCCGGCCTCTACCGCCAACAGGGCACCGCCCGCACCGACCGCGACAACCTCGTCGTGCTGCTCACCGGCGAGGTCAGCCGCTCGGCCTTCGGCGCCTCGGGCTATCCCAACATGGTCGGCGACCGGATCGGCCTGCGCGTCGTCGCGGTAATCGGCAAATAG
- a CDS encoding DMT family transporter has translation MEAWIYLAILAAAFQTLRFMLQKSLSMGTLSAGGATFARFFYAAPCAFLLAVGYVLWGGVDVPALGRVFWTYALIGGLTQILATWCVVLLFSQRNFAVGITFKKTEVIQTALVGLIVLGDAVSVPGLVAIVVGLTGVLVLSDTPDLEGGRLKRLMNKAAGLGLLSGALFAVSAVSYRGATLEVASDDAFLRAVVTVSAVTLSQTAGMMAWLRWREPGQVSRVWAARGRAIWMGVASLGGSVGWFTAFTLQNAAYVFAVGQVEVIFSLMASVMFFKETITRRELTGIALLTVSILLLVLVG, from the coding sequence ATGGAAGCCTGGATCTACCTTGCCATTCTTGCCGCAGCGTTCCAGACGCTGCGCTTCATGCTGCAGAAATCGCTCAGCATGGGGACGTTGTCGGCGGGTGGGGCGACGTTTGCGCGGTTCTTCTATGCCGCTCCTTGCGCGTTCCTTTTGGCCGTTGGTTATGTCCTTTGGGGCGGGGTCGATGTGCCGGCGCTGGGGCGGGTCTTCTGGACCTATGCGCTGATTGGCGGGCTGACGCAGATATTGGCGACATGGTGCGTGGTGCTGTTGTTTTCGCAGCGCAACTTTGCCGTGGGGATAACCTTCAAGAAGACGGAAGTCATCCAGACCGCGCTGGTCGGGCTCATCGTGCTTGGGGATGCGGTGAGTGTGCCGGGCCTCGTGGCGATTGTCGTCGGGCTGACCGGGGTTCTTGTGCTGTCGGATACGCCCGACCTCGAGGGCGGGCGGTTGAAGCGGCTGATGAACAAGGCGGCGGGGCTGGGGCTTTTGTCGGGGGCGTTGTTCGCGGTGTCGGCGGTGAGCTACCGGGGCGCGACGCTGGAAGTGGCGAGCGACGATGCCTTCCTGCGCGCGGTGGTGACGGTGTCGGCGGTGACGCTGTCGCAGACGGCGGGGATGATGGCCTGGCTGCGCTGGCGGGAGCCGGGGCAGGTGAGTCGCGTCTGGGCGGCGCGGGGCCGGGCGATCTGGATGGGTGTGGCGAGCCTTGGCGGATCGGTCGGGTGGTTCACGGCCTTCACGTTGCAGAACGCGGCTTACGTGTTTGCCGTGGGGCAGGTCGAGGTGATTTTCTCGCTGATGGCGTCGGTGATGTTCTTCAAGGAGACAATCACGCGGCGGGAGCTGACGGGGATCGCGCTTTTGACGGTGAGTATCCTGCTATTGGTGTTGGTGGGGTAG
- a CDS encoding MFS transporter, translating into MRLIISFAALFLSVILLQLSSGGVGPLDALSGIALDFTTTQIGLLGSAHFIGFFIGCWWAPRLMGSVGHSRAFAAFTAAGTIGLLMHMLVIDPWAWTLMRVATGCCVAGCYTIIEAWLQAKVTNETRGRTMGGYRIVDTTASLMAQLVISVLEPASYVSYNILALFCCAALIPLTLTRVRQPETPAAPRLRPKLLIECSPLAAAGVLVAAVSSASFRMVGPLYGEGVGLVPDQIAWFLASFVLGGAIAQYPVGWLADKYDRRHVLIGLSVAAILSCIVTASVQELSATGVMLTAFFFGLTSIPIYSVSAAHANDFVDSAQRVELSAALMFFFATGAIAAPLFASTLIAAFGPAAMFTMIAVAHAYLIVYGFLRMRRRSSPDQRTRYVWSPRTSFTIGRLTGNDRDRNGD; encoded by the coding sequence ATGCGCCTGATCATTTCCTTCGCCGCCCTCTTTCTCTCGGTCATTCTCCTCCAGCTCTCCTCCGGCGGCGTGGGCCCGCTCGACGCGCTCTCCGGCATCGCGCTCGACTTCACCACCACCCAGATCGGCCTTCTGGGCTCGGCGCATTTCATCGGCTTCTTCATCGGCTGCTGGTGGGCGCCCCGGCTGATGGGCAGCGTCGGCCATTCCCGCGCCTTCGCGGCCTTCACGGCGGCCGGCACGATCGGGCTGCTGATGCACATGCTGGTCATCGACCCCTGGGCCTGGACGCTGATGCGTGTCGCCACCGGCTGCTGCGTCGCCGGCTGCTACACGATCATCGAGGCCTGGCTGCAGGCCAAGGTCACCAACGAAACCCGCGGCCGCACCATGGGCGGCTACCGGATCGTCGACACAACCGCCTCGCTGATGGCGCAGCTGGTGATCTCGGTGCTCGAACCGGCCTCCTACGTCTCCTACAACATCCTCGCGCTCTTCTGCTGCGCGGCCCTCATCCCGCTCACCCTGACCCGCGTCCGCCAGCCCGAAACCCCCGCCGCCCCGCGCCTGCGCCCGAAACTGCTCATCGAATGCTCCCCCCTCGCCGCCGCCGGCGTATTGGTCGCGGCCGTCTCCAGCGCCTCCTTCCGCATGGTGGGGCCGCTCTACGGCGAAGGCGTCGGCCTCGTGCCCGACCAGATCGCCTGGTTCCTCGCCTCCTTCGTCCTCGGCGGGGCGATCGCGCAATACCCGGTGGGCTGGCTCGCCGACAAGTATGACCGCCGCCACGTGCTCATCGGCCTCTCGGTCGCGGCCATCCTCAGCTGCATCGTCACCGCCTCGGTGCAGGAGCTCAGCGCCACGGGCGTCATGCTCACCGCCTTCTTCTTCGGGCTCACCTCGATCCCGATCTACTCGGTCTCCGCGGCCCACGCCAACGACTTCGTCGACAGTGCCCAGCGGGTCGAACTCTCGGCGGCCCTGATGTTCTTCTTCGCCACCGGCGCCATCGCCGCGCCCCTCTTCGCCTCGACCCTCATCGCCGCCTTCGGCCCCGCGGCCATGTTCACCATGATCGCCGTCGCCCACGCCTATCTCATCGTCTACGGCTTCCTCCGCATGCGCCGCCGCAGCTCGCCCGACCAGCGCACCCGCTATGTCTGGTCACCCCGCACCAGCTTCACCATCGGCCGCCTCACCGGCAACGACCGCGACCGCAACGGCGACTAG